In a single window of the Acinetobacter tibetensis genome:
- the murJ gene encoding murein biosynthesis integral membrane protein MurJ: MDTMALWRSTFIVSAMTMLSRVLGLVRDIVLLNVFGAGKDFDTFVVAFRIPNFFRRLFAEGAFSQAFIPVLTEYKTSKTHAEVQILISRVFGGLLTVMTLLTFIAMVAAPAILYIYAPGFHSDPEKFDLAVSMFRLTIPYLMFMSLTAFASSILNSYGSFASPAFSPVLLNVAMIAGAWWLTPYMAEPIMALGWSVVVAGVLQLAIQIPELWRKNLLIPPKVDFKHEGVDRIMKLMLPALFGVSVTQINLLLNTIWASFMQDGSVSWLYSAERMTELPLGLIGVAIGTVILPSLSARHAEQDQHKFRGMMDWAAKVIVLVGLPASIALFMLSTPIIQALFQRGEFTVEDTQMTALALQCMSAGVIAFMLIKVFAPGFYAQQDTKTPVRVGLMAVAANAILNVVFIGFFKLIDWQAEHMALAMASSGSALVNAGMLYFYLHKRHIFRFGSHWKKLFLQYAVANIVMIAALAYGLTWYDGSLSQWLRVAEVIGLCVVGVVAYLIGLIVMGFRPRDLRP, translated from the coding sequence GTGGATACGATGGCGCTTTGGCGATCGACCTTTATTGTCAGTGCAATGACCATGTTGTCTCGTGTACTCGGATTAGTACGTGATATCGTCTTGCTCAATGTCTTTGGTGCAGGGAAGGATTTCGATACATTTGTGGTTGCTTTCCGTATCCCCAATTTTTTTCGGCGCCTATTCGCGGAAGGTGCCTTTTCACAAGCCTTTATTCCTGTACTGACCGAATATAAAACCAGTAAGACACATGCAGAAGTCCAAATTCTCATCAGTCGTGTATTTGGTGGTTTACTGACGGTCATGACCTTGCTGACATTTATCGCGATGGTGGCCGCGCCAGCAATTTTGTATATCTATGCGCCGGGTTTCCATTCAGATCCAGAGAAATTTGATCTGGCCGTGAGCATGTTCCGCCTCACCATTCCATATTTAATGTTCATGTCACTGACCGCCTTTGCCAGCAGTATTTTGAACAGTTATGGCTCATTTGCTTCGCCTGCATTTTCGCCAGTCCTCCTTAATGTGGCAATGATTGCGGGAGCATGGTGGCTCACACCGTATATGGCTGAACCGATTATGGCCTTGGGTTGGTCAGTGGTCGTGGCGGGGGTGTTACAGCTTGCGATTCAGATTCCAGAACTTTGGCGCAAAAATTTATTAATTCCACCGAAGGTTGATTTTAAGCACGAAGGTGTCGACCGCATCATGAAGTTGATGCTGCCAGCGTTGTTTGGGGTATCCGTGACGCAGATTAATTTACTGCTGAATACCATTTGGGCATCCTTTATGCAGGATGGTTCTGTGTCATGGCTATATAGTGCGGAGCGTATGACCGAGTTACCATTGGGCCTGATTGGCGTTGCCATCGGAACGGTCATTTTGCCGTCATTGTCGGCACGACACGCGGAACAAGATCAACATAAATTCCGTGGCATGATGGACTGGGCTGCCAAAGTCATTGTTTTGGTTGGGCTTCCTGCTAGTATTGCTTTGTTTATGCTTTCGACCCCGATTATTCAAGCCTTGTTTCAACGGGGTGAATTCACTGTAGAAGATACGCAAATGACAGCGCTGGCTTTACAGTGTATGAGTGCAGGGGTCATTGCTTTCATGTTGATTAAAGTCTTTGCACCCGGGTTTTATGCGCAGCAAGATACCAAAACCCCAGTACGTGTTGGTTTAATGGCGGTAGCAGCAAATGCTATTTTGAACGTGGTGTTTATTGGTTTCTTTAAATTGATTGATTGGCAGGCCGAACACATGGCATTGGCAATGGCATCTTCTGGTTCGGCTTTAGTCAATGCAGGCATGTTGTACTTCTACTTGCATAAACGTCATATTTTCCGCTTTGGTTCGCATTGGAAAAAGCTGTTTTTACAATATGCTGTGGCTAATATTGTCATGATTGCTGCATTGGCTTATGGCTTAACTTGGTATGACGGTAGCTTATCCCAATGGTTGCGTGTGGCCGAAGTGATTGGCTTGTGCGTCGTTGGCGTTGTGGCTTACCTGATCGGATTAATTGTAATGGGTTTCCGTCCGCGTGATTTACGCCCATAA
- a CDS encoding LegC family aminotransferase — MEIAKFNQFVRDIYKTDQFIPLHEPRFIGNEKQYVLDTIESTFVSSVGAFVTEFEEKMQNFTGAKRAVATVNGTAALHVALLMAGVKRDDLVVTQALTFVATCNALSYIGAEPLFVDVSLKTMGLCPAALAQYLEEHAYINDLGECRHKATNQRISAVVPMHTFGHPVELDELMVVCQKWHLTLVEDAAESLGSYYKGQHTGTLGPISALSFNGNKVITTGGGGMVLCQDEQLGIKTKHITTTAKIPHPYEFYHDENGFNYRMPNLNAALGCAQMENLNDFLDKKRNLAQHYLEFFKDSDTQFFVEPQDCHSNYWLNAIICENKAHRDQVLHSTNESKVMTRPIWTLMTKLPMYKNALQDHLTHSNWLEERVVNIPSSVPLEF, encoded by the coding sequence GTGGAAATTGCAAAATTTAATCAATTTGTACGTGATATTTATAAAACGGATCAATTCATTCCACTGCATGAACCCCGTTTTATTGGAAATGAAAAACAGTACGTATTAGACACAATAGAAAGTACATTTGTATCAAGTGTTGGCGCATTTGTTACTGAGTTTGAAGAAAAAATGCAAAATTTCACAGGAGCTAAGCGTGCTGTAGCTACGGTGAATGGCACTGCTGCACTTCATGTTGCATTGCTGATGGCAGGCGTTAAGCGAGACGATCTTGTAGTAACACAAGCATTAACTTTTGTCGCAACATGCAATGCACTTTCCTACATCGGTGCAGAACCATTGTTTGTTGATGTTTCCTTAAAAACGATGGGCTTATGTCCTGCTGCATTAGCACAATATTTAGAAGAACATGCTTATATTAATGATTTGGGTGAGTGTCGTCACAAAGCAACAAATCAGAGAATCTCGGCAGTTGTACCAATGCATACATTTGGTCATCCTGTAGAATTGGATGAGTTAATGGTTGTATGTCAAAAATGGCATTTAACATTGGTGGAAGATGCTGCGGAGAGTTTAGGCTCATATTATAAAGGTCAGCATACAGGGACTTTAGGTCCAATTTCAGCATTAAGTTTTAACGGTAATAAAGTTATCACCACGGGTGGTGGTGGAATGGTTTTATGTCAAGATGAACAGCTTGGTATCAAAACAAAACATATTACGACCACTGCAAAAATTCCTCATCCCTATGAGTTTTATCATGATGAGAACGGATTTAACTATCGTATGCCAAATTTAAATGCTGCGTTAGGCTGTGCTCAAATGGAAAACTTAAATGATTTCCTTGATAAAAAAAGAAACCTTGCTCAGCACTATTTAGAGTTTTTTAAAGACTCAGATACTCAATTTTTTGTAGAACCTCAAGACTGTCATTCAAACTATTGGTTAAATGCGATTATTTGTGAAAATAAAGCGCATCGAGATCAGGTATTGCACAGTACTAACGAAAGTAAAGTAATGACTCGTCCAATTTGGACATTAATGACCAAATTACCAATGTACAAGAATGCGTTACAAGATCATTTAACACATTCAAATTGGTTAGAAGAGCGCGTTGTCAATATCCCAAGCTCTGTTCCTTTGGAGTTTTGA
- a CDS encoding low molecular weight protein-tyrosine-phosphatase yields MHIQNILVVCIGNICRSPMAEYFLKQEFPQLHVESAGISGLIGHNADDKAILCMQRHGIDMQAHIAKKLNADLIKKSDLILVMSQNQQKHIEQTWPFSKGKTFRLGHWQGKNVPDPYQHEQAVFDDTCQLIQNCINDWKKHI; encoded by the coding sequence ATGCATATTCAAAATATTCTCGTGGTCTGTATTGGAAATATTTGTCGTAGCCCGATGGCTGAATACTTTTTAAAGCAGGAATTTCCTCAACTTCATGTTGAATCAGCAGGAATCTCTGGTTTAATTGGTCATAATGCTGACGATAAAGCCATTTTATGCATGCAAAGGCATGGCATTGATATGCAGGCACATATTGCAAAAAAATTAAATGCCGACCTAATAAAAAAATCCGACTTAATTTTAGTCATGAGTCAAAATCAGCAAAAGCATATTGAGCAAACATGGCCCTTTTCCAAAGGAAAAACCTTTCGATTAGGTCACTGGCAAGGTAAGAATGTCCCTGACCCTTACCAGCATGAACAAGCCGTTTTTGATGATACCTGTCAGCTTATACAAAACTGTATAAATGACTGGAAGAAACATATTTAA
- the tviB gene encoding Vi polysaccharide biosynthesis UDP-N-acetylglucosamine C-6 dehydrogenase TviB produces MLQNSELKIAIIGLGYVGLPLAVEFGKKVPVVGFDIHQKRIDELKSMQDHTLEVTPDELLAATQLSYSAELQDLKHCNFFIVTVPTPIDDFKQPDLTPLIKASQSIGKVLKKGDIVVYESTVYPGATEEVCIPVLEQVSGLKFNQDFFAGYSPERINPGDKLHRVTNILKITSGSTPETADYVDQVYNLIVEAGTHKAPSIKVAEAAKVIENTQRDVNIALINELALIFNKLDIDTEDVLKAAGTKWNFLPFRPGLVGGHCIGVDPYYLTHKAQSIGLHPEIILAARRLNDRMGEYVATQLIKEMVKKRIQVVGSKILVMGLSFKENCPDIRNSKIIDMVNALKDYDLDLDIYDPWVDPEEVKQEYGLAPVENLESGQYDAIILAVAHDQFKAMTSQEMHALGKQNHVLYDLKYILDKEESNIRL; encoded by the coding sequence ATGTTGCAGAATTCAGAGTTAAAAATAGCCATTATTGGTCTGGGGTATGTGGGGTTGCCATTGGCGGTAGAGTTTGGGAAAAAAGTCCCTGTTGTGGGGTTCGATATTCATCAGAAACGAATTGATGAATTAAAAAGTATGCAAGACCATACGCTAGAAGTCACTCCTGATGAACTATTGGCTGCAACGCAATTAAGCTATTCCGCAGAATTACAAGATTTAAAACACTGCAATTTTTTTATTGTAACCGTACCAACGCCAATTGATGACTTTAAACAACCTGATTTAACACCATTAATTAAAGCATCCCAAAGTATCGGGAAAGTATTAAAAAAAGGCGATATCGTTGTTTATGAATCAACCGTTTATCCTGGTGCAACAGAAGAAGTTTGTATTCCTGTATTAGAGCAAGTATCTGGACTTAAATTTAATCAAGACTTTTTTGCGGGTTATAGCCCAGAACGCATTAATCCTGGTGACAAGTTACACCGTGTGACTAATATTTTGAAAATTACTTCAGGCTCTACGCCTGAAACTGCTGACTATGTCGATCAGGTTTATAATTTAATTGTTGAGGCAGGTACACATAAAGCACCTAGTATTAAAGTGGCTGAAGCTGCAAAAGTCATTGAAAATACCCAACGTGATGTGAATATTGCGTTAATCAATGAGTTAGCACTCATTTTTAATAAATTAGATATTGATACAGAAGATGTCCTTAAGGCTGCTGGAACCAAATGGAACTTTTTACCATTCCGTCCAGGTTTGGTCGGAGGGCACTGTATTGGGGTTGATCCGTATTATTTAACCCATAAAGCTCAATCGATTGGATTACACCCAGAAATTATTTTAGCCGCACGTCGATTGAATGATCGCATGGGTGAATATGTAGCGACACAACTCATTAAAGAAATGGTGAAGAAGCGTATTCAGGTTGTCGGTTCAAAAATCTTAGTGATGGGTTTGAGTTTTAAAGAAAATTGTCCAGATATTCGAAACAGTAAAATCATCGATATGGTCAATGCACTCAAAGATTATGACTTAGATTTGGATATTTATGATCCATGGGTTGATCCGGAAGAGGTGAAACAAGAATATGGTTTGGCCCCTGTTGAAAATTTAGAATCAGGGCAATATGACGCCATTATTCTTGCAGTTGCACATGATCAATTTAAGGCAATGACCTCACAAGAAATGCATGCATTGGGTAAACAGAATCATGTCTTATACGATTTGAAATATATATTAGATAAAGAAGAATCTAATATTAGACTTTAG
- a CDS encoding polysaccharide biosynthesis tyrosine autokinase, with the protein MSQNTNTEDTIDLKELFFSLIAQWKLIALCTILSLVCALLYLRTTQDIYAVDALIQVEDSKGAGTAALLGDLSSMVDQKSPAQAEIEILRSRLVLGQVIQQLHLDFSISSTDDTIFHRLLNQDSFQTEYLPQAVTFYNNEQSFQVRKFDVPTEYLNKRLLLSFEDKQFTLTDQKTDEVVFKGTLNQVNQSRSSVGTWNIGIFSRDPLSSSYNVQKMSLPAAVDTVLQNYSVAEKGKLTGVLGLNYQGADKEHIAKVLNSILVAYSKQNIERRSAETAQTLKFLDEQLPELKQQLDVAEREFNKFREQYNTVDVTKESELYLTQSISLETQKIELEQKQAELSEKYTAEHPAMQQIDAQLAAINSKIKELNATLKQLPDLQRRYLQLYREVEVKQQLYTTLLNSYQQLRIAKAGEIGNVRIVDTAVLPIEPIKPKKLLVLLLSIFVGGFIGVLIALMRNMLRTGIKDSGQIETELDLPVYATVPRSPVQESRINIIKKKKHIPILAVKNSDDIAIESLRSMRTAIHFALNNARNNIIMISGPAPELGKSFVSTNLAVILAQSNKRVLLIDADLRRGYLHKYFHQDNQAGLAEYLNGQHPLENILKTTEVENLSVITRGKSPANPSELLSTERFKNLLEQLSTQFDHIIVDTPPILAVTDGIIISQYAGVNLVIARYGKTQIKELELVVNRFEQASVKVTGIILNDIQRTAGSSYGYNYAYAYKNAKDD; encoded by the coding sequence ATGAGCCAAAATACCAATACAGAAGACACAATTGATTTAAAAGAGCTGTTCTTTTCGTTAATTGCTCAATGGAAACTGATTGCATTATGTACCATCTTAAGTTTGGTGTGTGCATTACTCTATTTAAGAACAACTCAAGATATCTATGCGGTTGATGCACTCATACAGGTTGAAGATAGCAAAGGTGCAGGTACCGCAGCTTTATTGGGTGATTTATCATCAATGGTCGACCAGAAGTCCCCTGCCCAAGCTGAAATTGAAATTCTGAGATCGCGTTTGGTTTTAGGGCAAGTTATTCAACAACTGCATTTAGATTTTAGTATTTCATCAACAGATGATACGATCTTTCATCGTTTACTCAATCAAGATAGTTTTCAAACCGAGTATCTGCCACAGGCTGTTACTTTTTACAATAATGAGCAGTCATTTCAGGTTCGAAAATTTGATGTCCCTACTGAATACCTCAACAAACGACTGCTTTTAAGTTTTGAGGATAAACAATTTACCCTGACCGATCAAAAGACGGATGAAGTGGTTTTTAAAGGGACATTAAACCAAGTCAACCAAAGTCGCTCTTCTGTTGGTACTTGGAATATTGGCATTTTTAGCCGTGACCCATTAAGTTCAAGTTACAATGTTCAGAAAATGTCTTTACCAGCAGCTGTGGATACGGTTCTCCAGAATTATTCTGTGGCAGAAAAAGGCAAACTCACGGGTGTACTTGGGCTCAATTATCAAGGTGCAGATAAAGAGCACATCGCAAAAGTCCTGAATTCTATTTTAGTTGCCTATAGCAAACAAAACATTGAACGTCGTTCTGCTGAAACAGCACAAACTTTAAAGTTCCTCGATGAACAATTACCAGAGTTAAAACAGCAACTCGATGTGGCTGAACGTGAATTCAACAAATTCCGTGAACAGTACAACACCGTTGATGTCACGAAAGAATCTGAACTTTATCTGACTCAAAGTATTAGTCTTGAAACTCAAAAAATTGAACTGGAACAGAAGCAGGCTGAACTTTCAGAAAAATACACTGCTGAACACCCAGCCATGCAACAAATTGATGCCCAGCTCGCAGCAATTAACAGTAAAATTAAAGAGTTGAATGCGACGCTAAAACAATTACCAGACCTGCAACGTCGTTATTTACAGTTATATCGTGAAGTTGAAGTTAAACAACAGCTCTACACTACACTATTGAACTCTTATCAACAGTTACGGATTGCTAAAGCGGGTGAAATTGGGAATGTCCGTATTGTCGATACAGCCGTATTGCCAATTGAACCCATTAAGCCTAAAAAATTGTTGGTGCTGTTGTTATCGATTTTTGTCGGTGGGTTTATCGGTGTATTAATCGCATTAATGCGAAATATGCTACGTACGGGTATTAAAGATTCTGGTCAAATTGAAACTGAACTCGATCTTCCTGTCTATGCGACTGTGCCACGTTCACCTGTGCAAGAGAGTCGTATTAACATTATCAAGAAGAAGAAACACATTCCTATTCTTGCTGTTAAAAATAGCGATGATATTGCGATTGAAAGCTTACGTAGCATGCGGACTGCCATTCATTTCGCACTGAACAATGCGCGTAACAACATTATTATGATTTCAGGTCCCGCACCAGAACTCGGTAAATCATTTGTATCAACCAACCTTGCGGTTATTTTGGCACAAAGCAACAAGCGTGTATTGTTGATTGATGCGGACTTACGTCGTGGCTATTTACATAAGTATTTCCATCAAGATAACCAAGCAGGGCTTGCTGAATACCTCAATGGTCAACATCCACTTGAGAACATTCTCAAAACCACAGAAGTTGAAAATTTATCGGTGATTACTCGCGGTAAGAGTCCCGCAAATCCATCTGAGTTACTCAGTACTGAACGCTTTAAAAACTTATTGGAACAGCTATCTACCCAATTTGACCATATCATTGTCGATACGCCACCTATTTTGGCAGTTACCGATGGTATTATCATTTCCCAATACGCAGGCGTTAACCTTGTGATTGCACGTTATGGTAAGACTCAAATTAAAGAACTTGAGTTGGTAGTCAATCGCTTTGAACAAGCGAGCGTTAAAGTGACAGGTATTATCTTAAACGATATCCAACGTACGGCAGGCTCAAGTTATGGTTATAACTATGCCTATGCCTATAAAAATGCGAAAGATGACTGA
- a CDS encoding FKBP-type peptidyl-prolyl cis-trans isomerase → MKIQILLASALLFSATTFAKPITTSSSSSEQAGYSFGYLMGRTNAESMKDLNLEAFIQGLREAAQGKEASLTDEEMARVLTQYKKQAEAQQLIELRKQAEENSKIGTAFLAENAKKAGMQTTASGLQYQVLKAGTGKTPKVSSKVKVDYEGRLIDGTIFDSSIARQQPAEFQVNQVIQGWTEGLQLMKEGAKYRFFIPAHLAYGQIGSGDIIEPNSTLIFDVELLQVLP, encoded by the coding sequence ATGAAAATACAAATTCTCTTGGCATCGGCGCTGTTATTCAGTGCGACTACTTTTGCAAAACCCATTACCACCAGCAGTTCAAGCTCAGAACAGGCTGGGTATAGTTTTGGCTATTTAATGGGTCGTACCAATGCCGAATCAATGAAAGATTTAAATCTCGAAGCCTTCATTCAAGGGCTCAGAGAGGCCGCTCAGGGCAAAGAGGCTTCATTAACAGATGAAGAAATGGCACGCGTCCTAACCCAATATAAAAAACAGGCAGAAGCCCAACAACTGATTGAATTAAGAAAACAAGCTGAAGAAAATAGCAAGATCGGGACAGCCTTTTTAGCAGAGAATGCTAAAAAGGCTGGCATGCAAACCACGGCGTCAGGATTACAATATCAAGTGCTTAAAGCAGGCACAGGAAAAACCCCGAAAGTCAGCTCAAAAGTTAAAGTGGATTATGAAGGTCGTCTGATTGATGGCACCATTTTCGATAGCTCGATTGCACGTCAACAGCCTGCCGAATTCCAAGTCAATCAAGTCATTCAAGGCTGGACCGAAGGCTTACAATTAATGAAAGAAGGGGCTAAATATCGCTTCTTTATTCCTGCTCATCTCGCCTATGGTCAGATTGGTTCTGGCGATATTATCGAGCCGAACAGCACGCTAATTTTTGATGTCGAATTATTACAAGTACTGCCTTGA
- a CDS encoding FKBP-type peptidyl-prolyl cis-trans isomerase has protein sequence MSKALPIAVAVILGGAALVPVYYATKHPEAITSKASKNASAVEKISYALGYEVAHQTPPELDINSFVTGVREGHARTQPAYTEQELQQAYQQFQQEMQKKQADQAKNAQSASDSFLTENAKKPGVKTTASGLQYIITQEGTGKQPAADSVVTVHYTGKLVDGKVFDSSIQRGEPIEFPLNQVIPGWTEGLQLMKEGGKATLFIPAKLGYGEQGVPGTIPANSTLIFDVELIKVK, from the coding sequence ATGAGTAAAGCCTTACCCATCGCTGTTGCTGTAATTTTAGGCGGTGCTGCACTTGTTCCAGTTTATTATGCCACCAAACATCCTGAAGCAATCACATCAAAAGCCTCTAAAAATGCTTCTGCTGTTGAAAAAATTAGTTATGCTTTAGGTTATGAAGTTGCACATCAAACACCTCCTGAACTTGACATCAATAGCTTTGTAACAGGCGTACGTGAAGGTCATGCTCGTACACAACCTGCATACACTGAACAAGAATTACAGCAAGCTTATCAGCAATTCCAACAAGAAATGCAGAAAAAACAGGCAGATCAAGCTAAAAATGCACAGAGCGCAAGCGACAGCTTCCTTACAGAAAATGCCAAAAAGCCTGGGGTAAAAACGACTGCTTCTGGATTGCAATATATTATTACTCAAGAAGGCACTGGCAAGCAGCCAGCGGCTGACTCGGTCGTGACGGTACATTACACAGGTAAATTGGTCGACGGGAAGGTATTTGATAGCTCAATCCAACGTGGTGAGCCAATTGAGTTCCCACTCAATCAAGTGATTCCGGGTTGGACCGAAGGCTTACAATTAATGAAGGAAGGTGGTAAAGCCACTTTATTTATTCCAGCGAAATTGGGCTATGGCGAACAAGGCGTACCTGGTACGATTCCAGCCAACAGTACACTGATCTTTGATGTTGAATTGATTAAAGTGAAGTAA
- a CDS encoding UDP-N-acetylglucosamine 4,6-dehydratase, translating to MSVDIQLELIGRKQELFIDDIQLWDEKLKNIVSSSKFLVLGGAGSIGQAVVKEIFKRNPLKLHVVDISENNLTEVVRDIRSSFGYIEGDFQTFALDIGSDEYDAFIQNDGKFDYVLNLSALKHVRSEKDPYTLMRMIHVNILNTEKTIQQSIEKGVKKYFCVSTDKAANPVNMMGGSKRIMEMFLMRQSQYIDISTARFANVAFSDGSLLHGFNQRIQKQQPIAAPNDIRRYFVTPKESGELCLMSCLLGENRDIFFPKLSEHLHLITFADIAVKYLKHLGYEPHLCETEDEARELIKTLPKQGKWPCLFAGSTTTGEKDFEEFFTDHEVLDMQRFNNLGVIKNALNIEEDKLQTFENKISAMLEAKQWNKEEIVDLFNYMMPNFGHKETGLYLDGKM from the coding sequence ATGTCAGTTGATATTCAATTAGAATTAATTGGTCGTAAGCAAGAACTTTTTATTGATGATATTCAATTATGGGATGAAAAATTAAAAAATATTGTTTCATCTTCAAAATTTTTAGTCCTTGGCGGTGCGGGATCTATAGGTCAAGCTGTAGTTAAAGAAATTTTTAAAAGAAACCCATTAAAGTTACATGTTGTTGATATCTCTGAAAACAATTTAACTGAGGTTGTGCGAGATATTCGTAGTTCATTTGGTTACATTGAGGGTGACTTTCAAACTTTTGCATTAGACATTGGATCTGATGAGTATGATGCATTTATTCAGAATGACGGAAAATTTGATTATGTATTAAATTTATCTGCGTTAAAGCATGTTCGTAGTGAAAAAGATCCTTATACTTTAATGCGAATGATTCATGTCAATATTTTAAATACTGAAAAAACAATTCAACAGTCTATAGAAAAAGGCGTAAAAAAATACTTCTGTGTTTCTACCGATAAGGCCGCTAACCCCGTCAATATGATGGGTGGCTCAAAACGGATTATGGAAATGTTTTTAATGCGTCAAAGTCAATATATTGACATCTCGACAGCACGATTTGCGAATGTGGCATTTTCGGATGGTTCATTACTGCATGGCTTTAATCAACGTATTCAAAAACAACAACCAATTGCCGCTCCAAACGATATTCGACGTTATTTTGTGACTCCTAAAGAATCGGGTGAACTTTGTTTAATGTCATGTTTATTGGGTGAAAACAGAGATATTTTCTTCCCAAAATTAAGTGAACATTTACACCTCATTACTTTTGCTGATATTGCAGTGAAATATTTAAAGCATTTGGGTTATGAACCACATCTTTGTGAGACTGAAGATGAAGCACGAGAATTAATTAAGACTTTACCAAAACAAGGTAAGTGGCCATGTTTATTTGCTGGTAGCACGACGACTGGTGAAAAAGATTTTGAAGAATTTTTCACAGATCATGAAGTTCTGGATATGCAGCGTTTTAACAATTTAGGCGTAATTAAAAATGCACTAAATATTGAAGAAGATAAATTACAGACTTTCGAAAATAAAATCAGTGCAATGTTAGAAGCAAAACAATGGAACAAAGAAGAAATAGTTGATTTGTTTAACTATATGATGCCTAACTTTGGTCATAAAGAAACTGGTCTATATTTAGATGGGAAAATGTAG
- a CDS encoding polysaccharide biosynthesis/export family protein encodes MKFLQYIGLLGFTLSTVGCALAPGLQTYDLPEQGIYQTELGSSVNVIQLNQNTLRHLQQNQNTDIQDISRLFRHSQLNYKLSPGDILSIYLWAYPEITPPVSNANNDQSIQANGFQIDQTGYIQFPIIGRYKAAGKSLAQVNQELRSQLSRYLKTPDVIARVLSYQGQRYSVQGNVMKGGQFFLSDQPVSVYTALGLAGGVNTQFGDNTSITLVRQGRTFQLNSIDLEKAGYSLHNLLIQPNDTLYVNSKENQKVYVMGESGKNQSLLMRDQGMTLSDVLGESLGLNPNTASASRIYVLRSDAQTQQTELYHMNLLSLGDFGLANQFKMRSNDIVYVDSTGLARWQRVVTQILPFSNALYNIDRLGQ; translated from the coding sequence GTGAAATTTCTACAATATATTGGCCTTTTGGGGTTCACACTCAGCACTGTCGGTTGTGCTCTAGCGCCCGGCCTACAAACATATGATTTACCTGAACAAGGAATCTATCAAACCGAACTTGGAAGTTCTGTAAATGTTATCCAGTTAAACCAAAACACTTTGCGTCATTTACAGCAAAACCAAAATACTGATATACAAGATATTTCACGTTTATTTCGCCATTCTCAACTTAACTACAAACTTAGTCCTGGCGACATTCTGTCTATCTATTTATGGGCTTATCCTGAAATTACGCCACCTGTAAGTAATGCTAACAATGATCAATCGATTCAAGCCAACGGTTTCCAAATTGATCAAACAGGATATATTCAATTCCCAATTATTGGACGCTACAAAGCAGCAGGGAAGTCACTTGCCCAAGTCAATCAGGAACTGCGCAGCCAACTTTCTCGCTATTTAAAAACACCTGACGTGATTGCACGTGTCCTGTCTTATCAAGGGCAGCGTTACTCTGTACAAGGCAATGTCATGAAAGGCGGGCAATTCTTCCTGAGTGATCAACCTGTGAGTGTCTATACAGCACTTGGCTTAGCAGGTGGCGTTAACACACAATTCGGTGATAACACCTCCATCACTTTGGTTCGTCAGGGTCGCACCTTTCAATTAAATAGTATTGATTTAGAGAAAGCAGGTTATTCACTGCACAATCTTTTAATTCAACCCAACGACACACTTTATGTAAATTCAAAAGAAAATCAGAAAGTTTACGTGATGGGTGAATCTGGTAAAAATCAATCCTTATTGATGCGTGATCAGGGCATGACCTTAAGTGATGTCTTAGGTGAAAGCCTCGGTTTAAATCCAAATACCGCCAGTGCCAGTCGGATTTATGTGTTACGTAGCGATGCGCAAACGCAACAAACTGAACTGTATCATATGAATTTACTCAGTTTGGGTGATTTCGGTTTAGCCAATCAGTTTAAAATGCGCAGTAATGACATTGTTTATGTAGATTCTACTGGTTTAGCCCGTTGGCAACGTGTTGTGACCCAAATTCTACCTTTCTCAAATGCTTTATATAATATCGACCGTTTGGGGCAATAA